A stretch of the Halomonas sp. BDJS001 genome encodes the following:
- a CDS encoding TRAP transporter substrate-binding protein produces the protein MRKTITTSLLLATACGLTVTAHAAEWTMATPYGDASFHTQNNKQFAEDVAEATDGELTITVHSGGSLVSHGEIKPSVRRGTIDAGEVFLSVLSNDDPIFEVDTLPGVAGSYDDAYALWEATKPMITELFAYEGLIPLYAVAWPAQGIYTAEPLTDPEQFEGLRVRAPNINTQRFVDNLGGSPTETEESDIPTAFSTGRVDAMITSSSTGNSMAAWDYVTDYTDANLWLPKNIVFISQRSFDGLDEATQEALMEAAAEAEKRGWEMSREDNDASLAALQENGISVSEPNEAVSAALQAAGDQLFEDWQSRADDEAKQALESYREQRDS, from the coding sequence ATGCGCAAGACAATAACGACTTCATTGCTCCTGGCGACCGCCTGCGGTTTAACGGTGACGGCTCATGCTGCGGAATGGACGATGGCCACGCCTTACGGTGATGCCAGCTTTCATACCCAAAACAACAAGCAGTTCGCTGAGGACGTGGCCGAAGCGACCGATGGCGAGCTCACCATTACGGTGCATAGCGGTGGTTCGCTGGTATCGCATGGTGAAATTAAGCCCTCGGTGCGCCGTGGCACCATCGATGCGGGTGAAGTATTCCTCTCCGTTCTTTCCAACGATGATCCCATTTTCGAAGTGGATACCTTGCCCGGTGTGGCGGGCAGCTATGACGATGCCTATGCGCTGTGGGAAGCCACCAAGCCGATGATTACCGAGCTGTTTGCCTATGAAGGGCTGATTCCGCTCTATGCCGTCGCTTGGCCTGCTCAGGGGATTTACACCGCAGAGCCCCTCACTGACCCAGAACAGTTCGAGGGCTTGCGCGTTCGCGCTCCCAATATCAATACCCAGCGTTTTGTCGATAATCTGGGCGGCAGCCCGACTGAAACCGAAGAGTCAGACATCCCTACCGCGTTTAGCACAGGGCGTGTGGATGCCATGATCACCTCAAGCTCTACGGGTAACTCCATGGCGGCGTGGGATTACGTGACTGATTACACCGATGCTAACTTGTGGCTACCCAAGAATATCGTGTTTATCAGCCAGCGCAGTTTCGATGGCCTGGATGAAGCGACCCAGGAAGCTCTGATGGAAGCCGCCGCTGAGGCTGAAAAACGTGGTTGGGAGATGAGCCGCGAAGATAACGATGCCAGCCTGGCTGCACTGCAAGAGAACGGTATCTCGGTTTCTGAGCCTAATGAAGCTGTTTCAGCGGCACTTCAAGCCGCCGGTGATCAACTGTTTGAAGATTGGCAGTCGCGTGCTGACGACGAAGCCAAACAGGCGCTGGAAAGCTACCGCGAGCAGCGCGACAGCTAA
- a CDS encoding TRAP transporter large permease: protein MLLLSLATIFTLVLLLGSGVWIAFALIGTAWVALEFFSSFSPVSILASDFWGASYGWDLTALPMFIWMGEILFRSGLADNMFRGLSPWLNRLPGRLLHTNIIGSGMFAAVCGSSAATCATVGKMTLPELERRGYDSNMAIGTLASASTLGLLIPPSIVLIVYGVVTEQSISRLFMAGIGPGLMILALFMSYLILWALLKGNREGLTGEDESGMSFAEKLRNTWSLVPILLLIGGIIFSIYGGLASPTEAAAVGVVLSIVIARFNGHFDRDIFKSSLFAAVRTACMIAFIIAGASFLTSAMGFTQVPMKLAQAIGEMGLSPTMLLIALTLLLLVMGCFLDGISLILLVTAIIMPLVSAAGFDLIWFGIYLVVVVEMSQITPPVGFNLFVIQGLTGKDILTITKATLPFFLLMLLAIALMHIFPGIALYLPEAMNR, encoded by the coding sequence GTGCTGCTACTAAGTCTCGCCACTATATTTACCCTCGTGTTGCTGCTGGGTAGCGGGGTGTGGATCGCCTTCGCGCTGATCGGTACTGCCTGGGTAGCATTGGAATTCTTTAGCTCTTTCTCGCCAGTCTCTATTTTGGCTTCCGATTTCTGGGGCGCCAGCTACGGTTGGGATCTCACTGCGCTACCCATGTTTATATGGATGGGAGAGATTCTGTTTCGCTCCGGGCTTGCGGATAATATGTTTCGTGGTCTGTCGCCCTGGTTAAACCGACTGCCGGGTCGTCTACTACATACCAATATTATTGGTAGCGGCATGTTTGCTGCAGTTTGCGGCTCTTCGGCTGCTACCTGTGCCACGGTGGGCAAAATGACCTTGCCAGAGCTTGAACGGCGGGGCTATGACAGTAATATGGCGATTGGCACCTTAGCCAGCGCCTCCACTTTGGGGCTTTTGATACCACCCTCCATTGTTTTGATCGTCTACGGCGTAGTCACCGAGCAATCGATCTCCAGGCTGTTTATGGCTGGTATTGGTCCGGGGTTGATGATCCTGGCGCTGTTTATGAGCTATCTCATCTTGTGGGCGTTACTCAAAGGCAACCGCGAAGGGCTGACCGGCGAAGATGAATCTGGCATGAGCTTTGCCGAAAAGTTGCGTAATACCTGGTCGTTAGTGCCTATTCTGCTGTTAATTGGCGGGATTATCTTTTCGATCTACGGCGGGTTGGCGTCGCCCACTGAGGCCGCGGCGGTCGGCGTGGTGCTGTCGATTGTCATTGCGCGCTTTAACGGTCACTTTGATCGCGACATTTTTAAAAGCTCGCTGTTTGCTGCCGTGCGTACTGCCTGCATGATCGCTTTTATTATTGCCGGTGCGTCGTTTTTAACCTCGGCCATGGGGTTTACCCAGGTGCCCATGAAGCTGGCCCAGGCGATTGGTGAAATGGGGCTATCGCCCACCATGCTGCTGATCGCACTTACCTTACTGCTACTGGTGATGGGCTGTTTTCTCGACGGCATCTCGCTGATTCTGCTCGTTACCGCGATTATCATGCCGCTGGTGAGCGCCGCTGGCTTCGATCTGATCTGGTTCGGTATTTATCTGGTCGTGGTGGTCGAAATGTCGCAGATTACCCCGCCTGTGGGCTTCAACCTGTTCGTGATTCAAGGGCTAACCGGTAAAGATATTCTGACCATTACCAAAGCCACACTGCCGTTCTTTCTATTGATGCTGTTAGCAATTGCTTTAATGCACATCTTCCCGGGTATTGCACTCTATCTACCTGAAGCAATGAACCGGTAA
- a CDS encoding HAD family hydrolase translates to MRLALFDLDDTLLDGDCSDRWNLWMIEQGWISDAEAFMARAEQMHQAYHAGKLKLEEYLAMTLAPLRGRRVRDVQKEVERFVATHLQPRIFEQAWACLEAHRQAGDTLLLISASSRHLVEPIATTLGIEHVLAVELSVENGVNEEARYTGGSEGVFSYRGGKVLRLKQWLTEQQITPSHTTFYSDSRNDLPLLQYVDCPVAVNPDPVLAEVASVEGWRRLDWRTPPSAPSSNALPGKSAHV, encoded by the coding sequence ATGCGCCTGGCCCTGTTTGATCTTGACGACACCCTCTTGGATGGAGACTGCAGCGACCGCTGGAATTTATGGATGATAGAGCAAGGTTGGATCAGCGATGCCGAAGCCTTTATGGCGCGAGCGGAGCAAATGCACCAGGCCTATCACGCCGGTAAATTGAAGCTTGAAGAGTACCTAGCCATGACCCTGGCGCCGCTGCGAGGGCGTCGGGTGAGAGATGTGCAAAAAGAGGTGGAGCGCTTCGTCGCTACCCACCTGCAGCCGCGTATTTTTGAGCAGGCCTGGGCCTGCCTGGAGGCACACCGCCAGGCGGGGGATACCCTGCTGCTGATTTCCGCCTCGTCGCGTCACCTGGTCGAGCCGATTGCCACCACCCTGGGTATTGAACACGTGTTGGCGGTAGAGCTAAGTGTCGAGAACGGTGTCAATGAAGAGGCGCGTTATACCGGCGGCAGCGAAGGGGTTTTTTCCTATCGTGGCGGCAAGGTGTTGCGCCTGAAACAGTGGCTGACCGAGCAGCAGATTACCCCCAGCCACACCACCTTCTACTCGGACTCGCGCAACGACCTTCCGCTACTACAGTATGTGGATTGCCCAGTGGCGGTTAATCCAGATCCGGTACTGGCCGAGGTGGCTAGCGTCGAAGGGTGGCGGCGCTTAGACTGGCGGACGCCTCCAAGCGCTCCGTCGTCTAACGCTCTGCCAGGAAAATCGGCGCATGTCTGA
- a CDS encoding TRAP transporter small permease: MTFKFDKLYRLGAWGAAACMVAICALIALQVTFRLVDALLVLVGLSRLGMSITGVSEIASYLLVGATFLGLAYTFVHHAHIRVTLLITRLPSAIRVWLEVFCLIIALAISLMLSYGLIGLARESLQYNDVSSGFVSIPLWIPQLVLVASVGLLCLALAEALFMVVRIAIRDPGSFREATAQDESEGL, translated from the coding sequence ATGACGTTTAAATTCGACAAGCTTTATCGCCTGGGTGCTTGGGGTGCGGCGGCCTGCATGGTCGCCATTTGTGCGCTGATAGCACTTCAGGTGACCTTCCGCCTGGTAGACGCCCTGCTGGTGCTCGTTGGCCTGAGCCGCCTGGGCATGAGTATTACCGGCGTTTCGGAAATTGCTTCTTATCTATTGGTGGGGGCGACCTTTCTGGGGTTGGCCTATACCTTTGTGCATCACGCCCACATTCGCGTGACGCTGTTGATTACCCGGCTACCGTCGGCAATTCGTGTGTGGTTGGAAGTGTTTTGTCTCATCATCGCCCTGGCGATCAGCCTAATGCTCAGTTACGGCCTCATTGGGTTGGCGAGGGAGAGCCTGCAATATAACGATGTCTCCTCAGGGTTCGTGTCGATTCCACTTTGGATTCCTCAGCTTGTGCTTGTGGCCAGCGTAGGGCTGCTGTGCCTGGCACTGGCTGAAGCCTTGTTTATGGTGGTTCGCATTGCCATCCGTGATCCAGGGAGCTTTCGCGAAGCGACGGCTCAAGATGAAAGCGAGGGCCTCTAA
- a CDS encoding LysR family transcriptional regulator codes for MLDFKELEAFVWAVRLGSFRKAATRLHLTQPSVSERISRLETTVGELLLERAARPIQPTMRGREFFVHAERMLHQRDEAMKLFDDEEAFSAPLRLGTIETIAHSWFPEFMRRLTERYPRLTIELTVDYSPVLNERLLGNELDIVLAMNGYSPQKQIEYESLSPYEMGMFVSPRHVKLLGESADTWGKQLPFISFGKQARPYAELVSYLAEQGIANPRIHSVSTLMTIVRMTTEGLGIGALPVATVLDEWQRGELYRLSLPVPLPAMHYDVIWRNANHPRFCRGVARLAQQCACSYAQARRVDMTTTLFSGRWVTPSASSGTTEATHY; via the coding sequence ATGCTCGATTTTAAGGAACTTGAGGCGTTCGTATGGGCAGTGAGGCTCGGCTCCTTCCGTAAGGCGGCGACTCGCCTGCACCTTACTCAGCCCTCGGTTTCTGAGCGTATTTCGCGCTTGGAAACCACGGTAGGAGAACTGCTGCTGGAGCGTGCCGCCCGGCCTATTCAGCCGACTATGCGAGGCCGCGAGTTCTTTGTGCACGCTGAGCGGATGCTGCACCAGCGTGACGAAGCGATGAAACTTTTCGATGACGAAGAGGCGTTTTCTGCACCATTGCGGCTCGGCACCATTGAAACCATCGCCCACAGTTGGTTTCCCGAATTTATGCGCCGTTTAACCGAGCGGTATCCGCGTTTGACCATCGAACTGACAGTGGATTACTCGCCGGTGCTCAATGAGCGGCTACTGGGTAACGAACTGGATATTGTCCTGGCGATGAATGGCTATTCACCGCAAAAGCAGATCGAGTACGAATCCTTGAGCCCCTATGAAATGGGCATGTTTGTCTCTCCGCGCCACGTCAAGCTGCTGGGCGAAAGTGCCGACACTTGGGGCAAACAGTTGCCGTTTATTTCATTTGGTAAGCAGGCTCGCCCCTATGCAGAGTTGGTGAGTTATTTGGCAGAGCAGGGAATCGCCAATCCTCGTATCCATAGCGTCAGCACGCTAATGACCATTGTACGCATGACCACAGAAGGATTAGGGATCGGCGCGCTGCCTGTCGCCACTGTGCTGGATGAGTGGCAGCGGGGGGAGCTCTACCGGCTCTCGCTACCGGTGCCGTTACCGGCCATGCACTATGATGTGATATGGCGCAACGCTAACCATCCGCGCTTTTGTCGCGGCGTTGCCCGCTTGGCCCAGCAGTGTGCCTGCAGCTATGCTCAGGCGCGTCGTGTCGATATGACAACAACACTTTTCTCCGGGCGCTGGGTTACCCCCAGTGCCTCCTCTGGTACCACCGAAGCAACACACTATTAG
- a CDS encoding HDOD domain-containing protein, whose translation MTKTSTKDEALYVMLTEALPGFLISDFLKCQRLPSLPSIALRILRLTQSSKATINDVADTIEHDPALTARLISLANSVHHTRSANSTQTCLEAIQRLGLDATLTVVLSFNLFQHPNKGPQHTHIWRRAIMSALIARQLAEQVCPQQAGNAFTAALLQDIGILALSATYPEQVDELYIDSSIPHAHLVVEEQRYFGCDHTIIGAWLAAKWGLPATLINTIRFSHGPYKNDRASDNSSDCLMEVCVRLSGPIADACLSSTPEELLAALLYDLSTKAGIPSLSFESVLQEVQPKMALIAKTLMIDAPAAIDPKELLENAQQLLLNHTLVLNSRREAQSKALTMLRKGYNAPDGFNKDITFKKLNKQPRTKP comes from the coding sequence GTGACTAAAACATCGACAAAGGATGAAGCACTGTATGTAATGCTAACGGAAGCACTGCCTGGTTTTCTAATCAGCGACTTTCTCAAGTGCCAGCGCTTACCTTCGCTCCCCTCAATCGCACTGCGCATCCTCAGGTTAACGCAATCTTCAAAAGCGACTATCAACGATGTTGCCGACACCATTGAGCATGACCCAGCGTTAACCGCTCGGTTAATATCCCTCGCCAATAGCGTTCACCACACCCGCTCCGCCAATTCGACACAAACATGCCTGGAGGCTATCCAGCGTTTAGGGCTAGATGCCACATTAACGGTGGTATTGAGCTTCAACCTTTTTCAGCACCCCAATAAAGGGCCGCAGCATACGCATATTTGGCGGCGGGCTATCATGTCTGCACTCATAGCGCGCCAGCTTGCTGAACAAGTGTGCCCTCAACAGGCAGGTAATGCGTTTACGGCAGCACTGTTACAGGATATTGGCATATTGGCGCTGAGTGCGACGTACCCTGAACAAGTAGACGAGCTCTACATCGATAGTTCGATTCCACATGCCCACCTTGTTGTGGAAGAACAGCGTTACTTTGGTTGTGACCACACTATTATAGGGGCTTGGCTAGCCGCCAAATGGGGGCTCCCGGCCACGCTGATCAACACCATACGCTTTAGTCATGGCCCCTATAAAAACGATAGGGCAAGTGATAATTCAAGCGATTGTTTGATGGAAGTGTGTGTCCGCCTATCCGGCCCCATTGCGGATGCCTGCCTATCAAGCACCCCAGAAGAGCTGCTTGCCGCCCTCTTATACGATTTGAGCACAAAAGCGGGCATACCCTCTCTCTCCTTTGAAAGCGTGCTACAAGAAGTTCAGCCTAAAATGGCGTTGATCGCTAAAACACTGATGATAGATGCCCCTGCGGCGATTGACCCTAAAGAGCTGCTTGAAAATGCTCAGCAACTCTTGCTAAACCATACGCTCGTACTCAATAGCCGGAGGGAAGCCCAATCCAAAGCACTCACGATGCTACGCAAAGGGTATAACGCCCCGGATGGATTCAACAAAGACATCACTTTCAAAAAGCTCAATAAACAACCCCGTACCAAACCTTAA
- a CDS encoding UTRA domain-containing protein, with protein MSDAYYLQLTEQLRILIDQNAAQWEGKLPAERSLAERFATTRVTLRQALSQLEGEGLIHRSNRRGWFISPARLVYDPTRDAGFNDYVRAQGRQPRTAVLKLESRLHPPAARALGLPDDQPFHHIRRRRYVDDRAVLVESLWVVPERAPELLDIYSGQSLWGLLRERWGHYLANRSIRMVSEALSPMDAEELFVAPGTAGLNINRAILDDQQRPIEFDEEHWLHDSLCISVELSGQR; from the coding sequence ATGTCTGATGCCTACTATTTACAGTTAACCGAACAGCTCCGCATCTTGATCGACCAAAACGCCGCCCAGTGGGAAGGCAAACTCCCCGCCGAGCGGTCATTGGCCGAACGCTTTGCCACCACCCGCGTGACCCTGCGCCAAGCGCTTTCCCAGTTGGAGGGGGAGGGACTGATTCATCGCAGCAACCGGCGTGGCTGGTTTATTTCCCCTGCCCGGCTAGTCTACGACCCTACCCGTGACGCGGGCTTTAACGACTATGTGCGCGCCCAGGGGCGGCAGCCGCGCACCGCCGTGTTGAAGCTGGAAAGCCGCCTTCACCCGCCCGCCGCTCGGGCACTGGGCCTGCCGGATGACCAGCCATTTCACCATATTCGCCGCCGCCGCTATGTGGATGATCGCGCGGTGCTGGTGGAATCCCTTTGGGTGGTGCCCGAGCGCGCCCCAGAGTTGCTAGATATCTACAGCGGCCAATCGCTTTGGGGGCTGTTGCGCGAGCGCTGGGGGCACTACCTGGCCAATCGCTCTATTCGCATGGTCTCAGAAGCGCTTTCGCCAATGGATGCCGAAGAGCTATTCGTTGCGCCCGGCACAGCCGGGTTAAATATTAACCGTGCCATTTTAGACGACCAGCAGCGCCCTATTGAGTTTGATGAAGAGCACTGGCTGCACGATTCGCTGTGTATCAGCGTGGAGCTATCCGGTCAGCGCTAG
- a CDS encoding putative 2-aminoethylphosphonate ABC transporter substrate-binding protein has product MMPHRLFPSTLLAGAAAVALVSNAQATELTVYTAVESDDLQKYAERFNAAHPDIEINWVRDSTGVITARLLAEKDNPQADVIWGLAATSLLVLEEEGMLERYAPAGVENLDPKFVDAAYRDGEDPAWVGMDAWVAAICYNTVEGERQGVPMPTSWEDLTQPEFEGHVIMPNPNSSGTGYLDVASWLQLWGEEQGWDYMDRLHNNIARYTHSGSAPCSLAATGETVVGVSFAFRGARLKSQGAPIEVVFPEEGLGWDMEASAMVAGTDKQEAAQTLLDWSISREANELYNEGYAVVAYPGVAQPIDNYPTDITERMIDADFKWAAVNRERVLAEWQRRYDGKTEQ; this is encoded by the coding sequence ATGATGCCACACCGTTTATTCCCCTCCACTTTGCTTGCCGGTGCCGCAGCCGTTGCACTCGTTTCAAACGCCCAGGCCACTGAATTAACCGTGTATACCGCCGTTGAGTCAGATGACCTGCAAAAATATGCTGAACGCTTCAACGCGGCCCACCCGGATATCGAGATTAACTGGGTACGCGACTCCACAGGTGTGATTACCGCCCGCCTACTGGCCGAGAAAGACAACCCCCAGGCCGACGTGATCTGGGGCCTAGCCGCTACCAGCCTGCTGGTGCTGGAAGAGGAGGGCATGCTAGAGCGCTATGCCCCCGCCGGTGTTGAAAACCTCGATCCAAAATTTGTCGATGCGGCCTATCGCGACGGCGAAGACCCGGCGTGGGTGGGCATGGACGCTTGGGTAGCGGCTATCTGCTACAACACGGTCGAGGGCGAGCGCCAGGGCGTGCCCATGCCGACCTCTTGGGAAGACCTGACCCAGCCAGAATTTGAAGGCCATGTGATCATGCCCAACCCCAACTCGTCGGGCACCGGCTATCTGGATGTGGCCAGCTGGCTGCAGCTATGGGGCGAGGAGCAGGGCTGGGACTACATGGATCGCCTGCATAACAATATCGCCCGCTACACCCATTCGGGTTCCGCGCCCTGCAGCCTGGCCGCTACCGGTGAAACCGTGGTAGGCGTGTCATTTGCGTTCCGCGGTGCGCGCTTGAAGTCTCAGGGCGCGCCTATCGAAGTAGTGTTCCCTGAAGAGGGCCTGGGCTGGGATATGGAAGCTTCCGCGATGGTGGCCGGTACCGACAAGCAAGAAGCGGCGCAAACGCTGCTGGATTGGTCGATTTCACGGGAGGCCAACGAGCTGTATAACGAAGGCTATGCGGTGGTGGCCTACCCTGGCGTGGCACAGCCCATCGACAATTATCCCACAGACATTACCGAGCGCATGATCGATGCGGACTTCAAGTGGGCGGCCGTGAACCGCGAGCGCGTGCTGGCCGAGTGGCAGCGCCGCTACGACGGTAAAACCGAACAGTAA
- a CDS encoding GGDEF domain-containing phosphodiesterase codes for MHTKNDAADIFRQLAEGVGNSGSPRFYATLVERLATILGVDHVLVADVTQLHQAETLAVWSNGGLIGNMTYSLTGTPCETALGSECCLYAHDVQSRFPDDKLLCELGAESYLGRALYAADGALIGLLAVLKNSPMQLGELANEILHIAAAQAGAELGRQKAEQALRKSEEVARESERRLDTLLNHLPGMAYRCLNDRSWTMQLVSQGAETLTGYRPDELQGNRLISFAALIHPEDQNKLFHEVQAAIANRRPYRVTYKLRHRDGGYRWMWEQGQAVMDEAGEIVCLEGFISDVTDQQESQRVQNAVVEVASTVTTQVGDGYFQQLIATLVKVLEADAGFIALLHTSPQGDDSVYGQATTVSMVVESVQRDKHTFALRGSPCEQVVLEREAVMHDGPPLMLPGTLLPTRAWIGRRLDNANGEAIGVMMVFYRQPLTTNAFATSVLQILSTGAAAELERRRDHRHMHQLAYTDGTTGLPNRVRFMELLAQMWKEAQQGEHGLSLLLLDIRRFKEVNDLHGHQVGDQLLVKVAERLEQVSRSYGSLARLSGDEFALLVVHPVPNDIGHLVEQLRLAVKPPLYLERRVFHLDVSIGFAHYPQDVAEAGELFNAASIALHHAKRREKSICPYTQTMRLALHRRQRMTERLNAAISGHQLALYFQPQVDLASGRLTGAEALCRWYDAEWGWVSPGEFIPLAEERGLIRALGDWVLEESARQLLAWREKPEGGLPGRLSINISAQQFADPELTRHIAQLTAGVSPSAIALELTESDFMRDPDQAVEITHTMRQAGYALSIDDFGTGYSSLSYLRRFAADALKIDISFVREMLENKNDRAIVQTIIAMAKALEMKTVAEGVETRDQANLLAEMGCNEAQGYWFGRPLPADEFAAQWLTT; via the coding sequence ATGCACACAAAGAACGACGCGGCCGATATATTCCGTCAGTTGGCAGAAGGCGTAGGGAATAGCGGGAGCCCCCGCTTCTATGCAACGCTGGTGGAGCGCTTAGCAACGATACTAGGCGTTGATCATGTGTTAGTGGCCGATGTCACGCAACTGCACCAGGCTGAAACGTTGGCCGTCTGGTCCAATGGGGGCTTAATCGGCAATATGACTTATTCGCTGACTGGCACCCCTTGCGAGACCGCGTTGGGGAGCGAGTGTTGCCTCTATGCGCACGATGTTCAGTCGCGCTTTCCTGACGATAAACTGCTTTGTGAACTGGGGGCCGAGAGCTACTTGGGGCGAGCGCTCTATGCGGCGGATGGCGCGCTGATAGGCCTGCTGGCGGTGCTCAAAAACTCCCCTATGCAACTGGGGGAATTAGCCAATGAAATACTCCACATCGCCGCCGCCCAGGCGGGGGCTGAGCTGGGCAGGCAAAAGGCGGAGCAGGCATTAAGAAAAAGCGAAGAGGTTGCACGGGAAAGTGAGCGCCGCTTGGACACCCTGCTCAATCATCTACCGGGTATGGCCTATCGCTGTTTGAATGACCGCAGCTGGACGATGCAACTGGTGAGCCAAGGGGCCGAAACGCTGACGGGCTACCGGCCTGATGAATTGCAGGGTAATCGGCTGATCAGTTTTGCCGCTCTGATTCATCCTGAGGATCAGAATAAGCTCTTTCATGAGGTGCAGGCGGCCATTGCCAATAGGCGGCCTTACCGTGTTACCTATAAACTTCGCCACCGCGACGGCGGCTACCGCTGGATGTGGGAGCAAGGCCAGGCCGTTATGGATGAGGCGGGTGAAATCGTTTGCTTAGAAGGCTTTATCTCTGATGTGACCGACCAACAAGAGTCGCAGCGGGTGCAAAACGCTGTGGTAGAAGTGGCTTCTACGGTCACTACCCAGGTGGGGGACGGTTATTTTCAGCAGTTAATTGCTACCTTGGTGAAAGTGCTGGAAGCTGACGCTGGCTTTATTGCGCTGCTGCATACCTCCCCTCAGGGCGATGATAGCGTCTATGGACAGGCAACGACCGTCAGCATGGTCGTTGAAAGCGTGCAGCGAGATAAGCATACCTTTGCGTTGCGAGGCTCACCCTGCGAGCAGGTAGTGCTGGAGCGTGAAGCGGTCATGCATGATGGCCCACCGCTGATGTTGCCAGGCACATTGCTACCGACAAGGGCATGGATTGGGCGGCGCTTGGATAACGCCAACGGCGAAGCCATTGGCGTAATGATGGTGTTTTACCGCCAGCCGTTGACCACTAATGCGTTCGCCACTTCGGTGCTACAGATCCTCTCCACCGGTGCTGCGGCAGAGCTAGAGCGCCGCCGCGACCACCGTCACATGCACCAGCTAGCGTATACCGACGGCACCACCGGTTTACCAAACCGCGTGCGTTTCATGGAGTTGTTAGCGCAGATGTGGAAAGAGGCCCAGCAAGGCGAGCATGGGCTTTCGCTGCTGCTATTGGATATCCGCCGTTTTAAAGAAGTTAATGATCTTCATGGCCATCAGGTGGGGGATCAACTGCTGGTGAAAGTGGCTGAACGTCTAGAGCAGGTTAGCCGCTCATACGGCTCGCTGGCGCGGTTGTCAGGTGATGAGTTTGCCCTGCTGGTGGTTCATCCCGTCCCTAATGATATAGGCCACCTTGTCGAGCAGCTACGCTTAGCGGTAAAACCGCCGCTTTATCTGGAACGACGGGTCTTCCACCTTGATGTCAGCATCGGTTTTGCTCATTACCCTCAGGATGTGGCTGAGGCGGGCGAACTATTTAACGCGGCCAGCATCGCCTTACATCACGCTAAGCGTCGTGAAAAAAGTATCTGCCCCTATACCCAAACGATGCGCCTTGCGCTGCATCGACGCCAACGAATGACGGAGCGACTCAACGCTGCTATCAGTGGACATCAGTTAGCGCTCTACTTTCAGCCCCAGGTGGATCTCGCCAGTGGTCGGTTGACCGGCGCAGAAGCCCTGTGCCGTTGGTACGACGCCGAGTGGGGCTGGGTGAGTCCCGGTGAGTTTATTCCCCTGGCAGAAGAGCGAGGTTTGATACGTGCCTTGGGGGACTGGGTGCTGGAAGAGTCGGCAAGGCAGTTACTGGCATGGCGTGAAAAGCCTGAAGGAGGGCTACCAGGGAGGCTATCAATCAATATTTCCGCCCAACAGTTTGCCGACCCAGAACTTACCCGCCACATCGCCCAACTCACCGCTGGCGTTTCACCGAGCGCTATCGCCCTTGAGCTGACCGAAAGCGATTTTATGCGCGATCCGGATCAGGCCGTTGAGATTACCCACACCATGCGCCAAGCGGGCTATGCACTCTCGATTGATGATTTTGGTACCGGCTACTCATCGCTCTCCTACCTACGGCGCTTCGCCGCCGACGCGCTGAAAATTGATATCTCCTTTGTGCGCGAAATGCTCGAAAACAAAAATGATCGTGCCATCGTGCAGACCATCATCGCCATGGCAAAAGCGCTAGAGATGAAAACCGTGGCCGAAGGCGTTGAAACCCGCGACCAAGCAAATTTACTGGCTGAAATGGGCTGTAATGAAGCCCAGGGATACTGGTTTGGCCGCCCGCTACCGGCGGATGAGTTTGCGGCGCAGTGGTTGACTACTTAG